The Hordeum vulgare subsp. vulgare chromosome 7H, MorexV3_pseudomolecules_assembly, whole genome shotgun sequence DNA window CTACCTCTTGAAGCTGCTCCTCATCGGCGACTCCTCCATCGGCAAGTCGTGCCTCCTCCTCCGCTTCGCCGTGAGAAACCCCGACCCTCTTCCGATTGGGAATACCTTGCATCTCTCTTTTTCCCCTCTTGTATAAGGTTTGGTTGATCCCTTTTGCAGGACAATTCGTACGGCGGCAACTACATCAACACCACCGGCGTTGATTTCGTAAGTACAGTAACAGTACAGATGATCCCTTTTTTGCTGCGGTTGATTGATGGAGCTCCATTAAGCAGCTGCTGCCTGCAAGTACTACAGGGCTTCTGACTGAATCTTCTCAACTCTTTTTCATGGCAGAAAATCCGGACCGTCGAGCTCGACGGCAAGTCGGTGAAGCTGCAGATTGTGAGTTCCAGTTCACAGGAACTTTGCTAGTGCCAGTTCATTCGTAGTTATATGTGTGCATGGTCTAGAAATGTTCCCGTTATTAGCTCGAGAACATGTGATGCCGGCCATATTGTAGGTTCTAAATATGTGTGAGTCTGacagtgtatgtgtgtgtgggtctGGTTCTACATGTTTTACTTAAAAgtgagattttatttttcttcatctTTTAGGGGAGAAACTTTTGATCTGTTCAACGACTCTCAAGATAGTATAAATAACATCAGAAATAAAAATTACGTTCATGTGTGTAGATTTCTTTTGTTTTATCAGAATCTCTTGACAACCGTCTTGGTCTTCTTTGGACTCGCACGGAAAGAGAGCATTAACCAATGGTGAGAGACTCTCTTTCCAGCTCAGTTCACTTATCTAAAGTGTAAAGCTTTCAGAAATCAGTTTGCAGTGTTGAATCAATACACATCTTTTATCTTGAATTTTGGTAGTATGAAAAACACATTAGTAAATCTGAATAACTTTGACATATTTTCTCTATTATCTTGCACTGGATTGGTACCTGTGATTGCCTTGTACAAATATATCTTAATTCTGCTAACACCGATCCTTGTGTATGTTTATAGTTGTTAGTTCTTTGATCTGTCCACCGAGGAAGAGGGGGCATCTTTGATCTGTCCACAACGTAAGTGCTTGGTCTGTCCCACTCTCTTCCTTTGCTACGTGATGGTGATCTCTTTGTCTTATTTGTACACATTGGTTAATCTGCTATTCTTGTGATTTTCCAATTCTATGTCTAAGAAATGAATCTGAAGCCTTTAATGAATTCAAtgtatggccctgtttggatcccacTGCTAGAGCTAGTTTGAGCTAGTTTGAGCTGAACTAGCTCCCAAAGTATCCAAACACATGGGCTAGTTTGGGTTAGATGCAAACTAACCCATCAAAAAAACTAGCCCTGagaagaggtgctaattggagctagttggggATGGACagctaaaaataataatattttgaCCGCATCAGATCCTTTCCTCGCCCCGCCCGCCGCGCGCGCCTCGCtcggccgcgctcgccccgcccggccacgccgcgcgcgccccgcccggccgccctcgccccgcccggccgccctcgccccgccggccttGCTCGCCTCgcccggccgcgctcgcccccccggccttgctcgccccgccggccgcgctCGTCCCGCTCCGCCGCGCTTGCCCCGCCCGCCGCGCTCGGCCAGGCCGCGCTAGCCCCGCCCGGCCGCCCGCGCCCCGCCCGCCTTGCTCGCCCGGCCCGGCCTTGCTCGCCCCGCCCGGCCTTGCTCGCCCCGCCGGCCTTGCTCGCCCCGCCCGGCCGCGCTCGCCTCGCCCGGCCGCGCTCGCCttgctcgccccgccggccgcacCAGGCCTACACAAAAGCTGGGCACAACAAATCCTGGTTAAAAAATACACATGATTGAAAAAAATGCATTTATTGTCAAACTAACCTTTGCATCCAAACACCACCAAAGGCTAGAGTTAGTTCATGGTTAGACTAAagttagaaactaactctaacctctagccaagttagagtatccaaacagggcctatgaTTGTGATGGGAATTATATGATATCTACATGTTTTTATCCTTGATCAGTATCGATTTTGGTATCTCTTAAGCGGCACATACTTTTCTCGTTCTGAGTTCCTAAGCATGGTAttatattttttttagctagagcATACAATCTTTAAATTTGATGAACATTAGTAGCTAACTAAGTTGTGCCCCATTGATGCCATGTTACTGTTAATTTGTTACTGCCATGGTGTTGATTGTAGTGTTTAGAATATGATGGGACACTTCTAGTCTGCAAGTAGAAGGCAGCGTTAGATTAATATGCAGCAAGCTGATCTATAGCAAATAATGTTGCATGTAACTTTTTTAGCTGGTTCCTCTTTTAGAGGAGCTCCACGCCTGAG harbors:
- the LOC123410167 gene encoding GTP-binding protein ypt1-like; amino-acid sequence: MSTSEYDYLLKLLLIGDSSIGKSCLLLRFADNSYGGNYINTTGVDFKIRTVELDGKSVKLQINLLTTVLVFFGLARKESINQCC